The segment aaatgaagaaaatttttaaaatttaaagcacCCATAATCCCACCAAAGAAATTCGTACTCTTCCTTCCTGTGTGTTCAtttgcacacccacacacatgcaaTGATATCTTACTAAATACGCTATTTTGTAACCCACTTCttcactgaacaatacattgTGATAATCTTTATCATTAAATACTCATTAACATTATTTCTAATTGCTACATGTTATTCCATTATAGATGGGCCACAGTTAATGTAACCAATACTGTGTTCTTAGATACCCACAGATGAAACACCTGATAGGTTTTAATGTGAAAGATCTTAGGGAAAAACACTTTCGGCAGGTCCCCACTGGGCATGGAGTTTGTTCCTCACGGAAGCGCATCCTTCCCTCTGCAGCCCTATCCATGCCATTGTGCAGCCATTTCATGTCAGGGGAGGTTTCTGTTGACTGTGGGCTCACTTTTGTTGGGAAGAGAAGGAACTGGTGGTCTTCCTAAGAGGTTCTGATTCCCTATTTCTTCAGTCTGGGGCCTCAAAGGACCTTGGTTTGGTCACTGGCCTTTTTGGAAGAATCAGGAGGACCGAATGGCTGTGTTCAGTTTTCTTGTTCCATCAGTATTTAGAACCTCAGCTTTGATGGAAGGAAAGTCTCTGTCTTATCATTGGCCCTGTTGGGTTTTGCCATGTTTTGAAAGCCATTATTATTGGGGAGAATGATGTTGAGGGACAGAGCGAGGCAAGCTCTAACCTGCAAGAAGTTTAGTCAAAAGCTTTTGCTAATTAGTTTACATGCACACACTCCGCATTAGTTTAAAACAGTTCTTATGCTACCAGATCCAGCACCCCCTTTTATCAACAGGTATTTTGTGATGCTCCTTTAACTGTCCCAAAGTGAAATGAAAGTATAACCTTTCTATATACATAATTTTCAGATACGGTTATATCAGGCACCCTAACTGTAATATAAGGGAGAAACAAAAGGGAACTCATTTATTATATAATTCTGTGTGTCTCAGTATGAATGCTTGAGCCCCCCTGCACTAACTAGCAAAGGGAATAAAGTGATTGATGGCCTACACTCAGATGTAGTGGGTGGCTTTGACAGGTACAAGGGCAGACTGCCTGAAGGATGTTGTGTTGGTAACTCTGATACTAcatgttgggacatagttttttgACAAGTTCTGATCAAAACACAGATTTATATTATATATCCCCCAATTTATATTGCATTTTTGGAAAATTCAGTGGATGTTAAAGTGATGCAAAAATGGTTTTGTGTTTATGATACACGCAAAAAAAAGGTTCTAGGCTGAAGTATTTACACAGGCTTTTCACATGTGGGAATGTCTTGTGGTTCATTCAAAAGTTATGTGGGACAGAAAACAGTCCCTTATGGAGACTGTCTAGCCCCCAGGGCCGCACCCATGAGTTGTCTGAGACATTCCTCCCCATATTATTGTGACAACCCAACCCCCAAACTGTCCCTGAGGGCAGAACCATGCTTGCTGAGAACCACAGGTCAGACTGTCCGGCTGAATTATAAGGATTCAGGgtgactcacagactctaagggCAAGAATACAACCAGCCTCCATAGACTGACAGTCCCAGCCACACCCAGAGGTGAACTTGCATGTCCAGATACATGAGAGAGAGAATCTTACGGGTCAGTCTTGAGGGTCAGCTGGCCAGGAGGTCGGGGTGACCGGGCATTGAGCAGGGGGCACCCAGCCTCTAGCCTCTGGATCCAGGGGCTGTTCCCTGAGAAGTGGTGGGGGGAGGGACCCTCACACACTTAGAGATTATCATTTATTCTGAGGTTTCTTCTCAATTGCTCTATTATCATTTTCTAAATTAATATTACTCTAGAAATCATTTTTGCAGTGGTTTGCTCCTGTTCCCTATTCTCTTTTAATGATCACTTTTatcttctattttaaatttcattaaaaatgcatAACTGTTATAACAATCATTTATAACTGGCACACTTTTGGCACCCCACAGTAACTATATAAGATGGATCATTAGTGCCTATTCTGTTCAAGATGCTTTGGCAGCTGCTGAGTGTAGGGGAGGAGACAGCAGAATGAGCAAGGTGCTCCCCTGCCTGTCCTCAAAGAGCCTGGAGCTGCAGTGGGGCACTGTGCACAGAGACAGCGAACTGTACTGCTGCAAGCTGCTCGGTCTTACAGGACAAACACAGGCCTTGGAGCAGACAGACCTATAAAACAGGGCTAGTGATACCTTCCCAACAGGGCTGGCAGTGATTTACAGTAGGTAGCTTGTGCACAGTGCTAGCATGAGCTATGCTCAGTGAATGCAGCTAATGTCCTAGAGGTCCAGCATGTGGGGGCAGAAAGGAATTATTCATTCAaccagggggagaaagaaagatgaCTACAGAGGAGGTAGTATTGAAGCCAGGGCTTGGATGAGGATACCTCTGGATAGAGAAAGGGGAAGGGCATGAGCAAAAGTCACAAAGATGCAGGCTGTGTTTGGAGAGTGAAAAACTCTAATTTGCTAGAACTGTATTTCTGCTTGAATGTATAGGGAGAAGGTGCTTGAGCAGGGGCAAAGAGCACAAAGTTGGGGCCAGATGGGAGCTTGAGTTCTGCCTGTGCCACTTCGTAGCTGTGACTAGctcaaagcctcagtttcctcatctgtaaaataaggaaaatgggggtaataataacATGCCTTCTTTTGTGGGTTTTGGGAGGATTGAAGGAGAAAGGTCTGGCTCACAGTAAGCACTACAACTTTAATATATGTAGCCTAAGGATATAAGGTAGGTAGATCCAGAGGTAAATTAGGGCCAGACATAGATTCTTAATGTTTGTCATTCGCTGTTTGCCTCTTTTTGCAAATCACTTTGGAAATGCTAAGACCCTGTCTGGGCCCAGATGATACCTGCCCTCAGTATTCTTCATTCAGAGCAGAACCCATTCCCCTACCTGGGCCAACACAGGTGCCTCTGTCTCACACATTTTGGCCTTAAGTTGTCCCAGCTTTTCAAACTGTTTGGGCATCTGCATAAATGACAGTACTGGTCATAGGGCCTGCATGTAGTATACATTCTCAGAGAATTCCTATTTATTAGTGAAATTTCATCCCCTTACATCCTGTTGGCTGTGGGGTGAACTCGCTTTTATCTTCAATTGCCTTTTCCTGCTTGAaaataggctttttcattttttttttcaagataattTATTCCTGACTGGtagttcaaaatgaaaacaactaAAAGGTACACTTAAAACTCTTGCTCCTACTATGATCCGTCCACCCATTTCAGTGTCCCTGTCACCCTCAGTTAACCATCAATACTAGTTTCTTATGCTTCCTTCCAAAATTTCTTTATGCAAAACACAGGCCTTATGCAAATATACATCCTtgtttttccctcatttttgtttaaaagaagcataatgaaaatactgttttgtcctttcctgtttttaaaatatattatctgGGTGTCTGGGAGATCACTCCATATCCATACAGAGAGTGTATCCTTGTTGATGAGCCAGCAAAGCCCCAGAGGAGTAGGCAGAACTTACCTGGAAGGACAGCAGAGAGCCTTTGTCTGGGAGAGTAGGGAGGAGCGGACACAGGAGGGAACTTCCAGCACTGAGGGGTCTAAGTACCAGCAAGCAACTTCTCTCTTTCCCGGACTGATTTCTGTGAGGTCTCCCTGTACACTGAGGAGGGCTGTGCCCTGAGCAGGAGGGGGAAGCTCTCCTTAGGCCCATGCCAATTACAGCCTAGACATCCACCGGCTGGGAGGTTCCTACCCTGAGGCCACCAGTCAGCACACCTCCCCCAGGGAAGGGGCTGGTcaagagggagggatggaggcaaATGGTCCTTGTGTTCCCGAGAGAGGTCATGGGTCCTGAGGACAGGGCTGCACTCTGCTTATCCCTTCATGGGTAATTTGAGGGGCTCCCTTCACAAGTTGACATGAACTCATTCTTGCAGCTTCCACACAGTGGAGAATGGCCTCGATTATATTATCTTACCTTGACCTAAAAGCATTCCAAAGTTGGACACTGTGATGGTGCAGTCTTGTCctcctacatatatacataacaaTATTATAtgcagcagtaatagtagtataccTCCATGCAGGTTCCTGGACCCTATTCcaatgtgtaagtatgtgggagggggtcttcccacacataacacAAAGCAATTCTCaagcaccagcagggtgttggagaactcaatccTGATGCTATCTGGAGACAGCagcagattccccaggttaagggctccattcTACAAGGCTGCCCCCAACCCCCTACTCCAGGCTCTGGTTGCAAGCTCCAGGCAGCCAACCTGTGCttcttctgacctactggctacagattggaagttcccacaacctccccgttaggttcaattaatttgctagagtggctcacagaactctggAAAacaacatttaccagtttaataaaggatactgaaAAGGATACaagtgaacagccagatgaagagatacacagggcaaagtcccaaataaaggagcttctatccttgtggagcttggggcctgactcagtggcacgtggaggtgttctggttccccacgCATAGAGACTCTCCCTCTGGGGAGGAGCAGGACCCCCGAGAGCAGAGagtgataagctcttctcaggggtttttgtaaTGGCTTCATTGCGTAGTATTCATTGACTaagttattggccattggctggttcagcccccagcccctgcccttgggtggggatCCAAacatctctcattaacatgacaaaacaccatGTCACCTTTAAGACAGCAAAGTTTTCAGGAACTATGGATGAAGTCCAAATATacctgagaaatatatatatttggtcatatgaatgaccaaatgtgTACTTCTTATGACTCTATATCACAGACACTGACTCAACTTGACTTCACTGTTCTTTCTGTTAAATAAGCTGGTAGTAAGGAAAGTTTGTGTCACTCTGTTTCAGGAGTCGTGCAGCATCTGCAGAACGGCCAGCTGCTGAGGGACATCTATCTAAAGAAACACAAACTCCTGCCGAATGACTGGTCCGCAGACCAGCTTTACTTGGAGACCACTGGGAAAAGCCGGACGCTGCAAAGTGGGCTGTCCTTGCTTTACGGCTTTCTCCCCGATTTTGACTGGAAGAAGATTTATTTCAGGCACCAGCCAAGTGCTCTGTTCTGCTCTGGAAACTGCTTTTGTCCAGTGAGAAACCAGTACCTGGAAAAAGAGCAGCGTCGGCAATACCTCTTGCGTTTGAAAAACAGCCAGCTGGAGAGGACCTACGGGGAGATGGCCAAGATCGTGGACGTGCCCACCAAGCAGCTCCGAGCTGCCAACCCCATCGACTCCATGCTCTGCCACTTCTGCCACAACGTCAGCTTCCCTTGCACCAGGAATGGCTGCATTGACATGGAGCACTTCAAGGTGATCAAAACACATCAGAtagaggatgagagagagaggcgGGAGAAGAAACTCTATCAGGGGTATGCGCTCCTAGGCGCTCACCCCCTCCTGAACCAAACCATCGACCGGATGCAGCGTGCTGCAGAGGGCAGGAAAGAAGAGGTCTTTGCCCTCTACTCAGCTCACGATGTCACTTTGTCACCAGTTCTCAGTGCCTTGGGCCTTACAGAAGCCAGATTCCCAAGGTTTGCAGCCCGGTTGATCTTTGAGCTCTGGCAAGACAGAGAAAAGCCCAGTGAGCATTCCGTCCGGATTCTTTACAACGGTGCCGATGTCACATTCCACACCTCATTCTGCCAGGACCACCACAGGCATTCTCCCAAGCCCATGTGTCCCCTTGAAAACTTAGTCCGCTTCATCAAAAGGGACATGTTTGTGGCCCTGGGTAGTAGTAGTACTAATTATTACGAGGCATGTCACAAGGAAGGATTCTAAAAGGTACATGGTGTAGTACTTAAAAAAATCGATGCCAATACAGAGGGATGGGAAGACCCACTTCTAGTTCTCTCCATTGCTAAGGGTACaagattattgatttttaaagGCTAGAAATTGTGTTTGGAGCCATATAGATGGTTTGGGTTGAGTAAGTATGTTGCTGTAGTTGGGTACATGAGTTACTTAGTACATGATGGCCTGTGCACAGACAAGAAGGTACTTTATCATAGCCAGGCTTTGCTTACAATGCCAGAGTATTTCTATACCCAAAGTTGCCAATTGAGATGTATATTCTTTTGATTCTCCATGGTACTGTATGATGGAACCAGCAAACCTCAGCCAAAATTTTCTTAATCTGGGAGTTTTACCTTGTCCTTATTTAGTGAAAAATTTCCCAAAGTGATTTATCAAAAAGAGGGGTTAGTAAACTTTTTcggtaaagggccagatagtaaatattttagactttgtgggCCAAAAGGCTACATACATTTTCTGTCACAATCTTAGACTCTGTTCTTGTAACTTGAAAGCAACCACAGACACTACATTAATGAATGAGTGTTGCTGTGTTCACAGCTGTACAAAACAGGTGGTAGGCCAGTTTGGCCCGTGGGCTATAGTTTGCCGACCCCGGATCTAAAAAAACAGGCTCTCTTACAATTGcactttcagcactttgaaaacCAGTTGGATGCTAAGAATTATTCACTGGTGCCTCCAGTAACTTCTAGAAACACAGAATTTAGTCTAGATCTGACATAACAAAACTTGAGGGGAAATAAACATTGAATCAGAATGAATCATAGAAAACTTAGTATAATACTTGATGTCCATGACGATTGTGGTATAAAATGCTGTAGTCTATTTGCTGTATAGGTTGATTTTTGTATTCCATTTAGTATTTTTATAGtctaggaaaatattttctagaaCCAGTTTTAGATGGGCTCTTATTCCTATGTAATACTCAATTTACTGTACCTGCTTGGTGGTTCAAAGGGAGCCAGAAGCTGAATGCAGGCACTTTCTTCTGATAAAACTAATTATGACCCGTTCCCTTTGACAAGCCGCAGAATTGGAtcaatttttaaatcactttcatCAGTTTCAAGTGGCAAATAGTGATTGGTTTTTAAATAAGTTTTTGGAATAACTTTGTTACTAGATAGTTAAATAATCTTTATAAGGTATTTTATATATTAGAAGCAATTCTAATTAAATCTGTGATTTTGAATTAAAATGGTGCTAGTTCTGTGCAGAGAAATGTGAAGTACAGCATCATTGGCATTCCAAACTTTTTGTTTCTCGTGCATGTTACATTTGAATACGTCTGTTTCTATTAataaatttttgaagaatatCCATACTACAACTAATACTTTGTAACCCACAAGTCACTTGGCTTCTTTTGAATTGAgtgctaatattttttaattttatcttttgtgtgtgtgtgtgtataaataaaaGCGTTTTAAATTAGGTACCTCTAGCACATGTGGGGAAGGCAGGCCAAACCACTTGGCCCGGTGTGGCCAGTGTCTGACTGCACGACGCCCAGAGGGACGACGGAAAAGGACAGCAGTCCTGTGCTGGGCCAGGCTGCAGCTTCCTTCCTTGTCTGCAGCATCTGGCTGGTGAGCCTGGAGGACCTGTCACAGCTGGTGGCCTTGGACTGAGTTAAAATTTAACtgctttttttattgctgaaaatCGTGTGTTGTCTTTTGAGTATTTAAAGCCAAATCAGTCTTATATCTCACAATATATCTGAATTAGAACTACTCAACACAGCtcgaagatttaaaaataaaagtgaatcaGAAGATCTTTTAAAAGTGAATTTGCAACATCTGTTGGTAAAGGTAAATGCTTTGGATAAGAGCCAACATTAAAAGTGTAGCTACAGGTTTGGCCTCCCAAGACTTCAGGTATGCACGGCATTAAATATCTTCCTCAATATCAAGTTCTGAGACATTTCATTCCATAAACAAACACTGAGCACTGAGCTGAGATTAATGGATTTAGTCCTTGGTTTCTAGCAATGGTCTTAATGGCTGAGCTCATGGCAGGTATGGGTATATACATGTGCATAATcagctttcttgtttttataattaaaattaaatgtgcaCACTTAATACTGAAAACAACTTCAAAAGTGAAGTTCTCTAATTTCATCTCCAGAGAGAACACTGTGAGTTATTCAGCAGACATTCCAGAAATTTTCCATAAGTATGCAGAAATGTATGTAATTTTGTAATGGGAACAAGATCATTTTATATATAGTGTACTGTGGCTTGCTTCCTTAAGATACATTTTTTCCACTTGTTTCCTTTAGCAATATGTTGTAGACCTACTTCTCATTAACTTTCTTCCATTAACAGTTATGTCTTGGAGAAATTTCCACActgagagggaaggggagagagagagagatgatagacaggtagataatTCATAGatagagctctttttatagccaCTGCATAGTATTTCATGATATAGATGAGGTCTATTTTTAAAGTCTTGTTGAAAATTAGTGAAATTGAAACTTAAAACCAAGGCACTAAAATGGGACCACAAGGCTTTTGTGGTACCCAGAACAAAGCAGAAGGCAAACAATTGCGTGTGTTGATCTTCTAGCCCAACTGAGTGGTTAACCATTTTTCAGTGGAACTGAAGGTATTTATATGAGAGGAATATTCTTTCTTTACTTTCACTTATAAACAAACAGTATAGAAGAACTTTATGTAATACTGCTATTGCACTGCTTGAGGGTCTGCATAGCTACAGCAGATTTAGACTTTTGGAAGATGTGAGTGATTCCTTTTTCTAGAAGACTCTCATAAAAACTGATGCAGGGAATGCAGGGTTGCATGCTTCTGTTCCTGAGAGTTCAAGGAGCCTTCTGAACAGATTTAGCAGCCCAGGCTAGTAGAGGTGTACCCCGGTGTGCCTGAACACAATCGCAAGTAGAAAGCAGAACAGTGGGGTTTGCTTACACGGCAGTCTGGCTTTGATAATGCCTAGCATGGAGTTCTGGCCTGGGCACCAGTTTGCTCCCATTGCTCAAGGCCACTGAATTAGATGTTGGGGTTGGACCCCTCTACAGTGCCTGCCCAGTGGCCAGCTCCGATGAGTAATAATAGCTGCTGCTTAAGAGAAACCAGCTGAATTCATTAGTGTCCAGTCAGGCCTTCCTAGCCTCTGAAGCCCAACTGCCTCTGAGAATGGCCTTGATGAGGAGCCGGTATCCCTGCGGGGCCAGTAGGGCTCCTCCAGAGCTGCAGAGCCCCTCAGAGGGGGACAGCCTGAGGCCTGGCTTCTGGATGTCTGTCCACAGTAAAGGTGACTAGTAAACCACCATTTTGGGACCATGCCTCAGGGGCCCCACGTCTTTATCACTCTCAACTGAGGAGGTTGAGGAGGTTCCTGTTAACCTtcatacaaatgaggaaacaggttcagCTGGGTGAAGTCAAAGCTCAGAGGCTAACCTGATTTATGTTGCACAGTTAACTTTACAGCGCATGTACTGCGTGACACACCACAGAAAAAGCTTTTCCTGTGGTAACTGAATCCTCCCAGTAGCCATACAAGATACCACATTTGCTGGCAAATATCAGTGAGTATGAAAACATAGTGGGATTACAACAGTTAAAAATTTAAATCCTGAGAATATCCCAACTCTGCCTCTGACCATCTGTGGTTGCTGATTTTGTTAAGAAAAATCTACTTACATGATGTGTATCTAATCTTCGCAGTGATGTTAATTACACTCAGCTAATAGGGGACAGCATCAAATATAATTTTCACTGTCAGGCAGACTGGGACCAGTTGGTTGCCCTAGTTTTATATGAGACATGGACCTAGCAACCTCCAGTAGTACAGATGACCCTTGAAACAGGGATTAGGGACATTAAACTCATGTACAGTCAAAAACTTAACTTTTGACTCCTGAAAACTTGACAactaataacctactgttgaccagaagcctacCAGTAAGAGTCCATCAACACATACTtggtatgttatatgtattatatactgtattcttacaataaagtaagctagaggacatatttttttaattgtctcaAATCGCtgaaaaattttccagtatatttattgaaaaaaatccatgtaccCCCACAGTTCAAAAACCAAagtattcaagggtcaactgtactgtcATTCCCACTACAGAAGGAGGGAAGCCTGACAGAGTGACTCATCTGAGGTTTCACATAGCTAGCTAGTATGCAGAGCTGAGACTCAAAACTATTATCCATTTAACTTGAAGGACAATGT is part of the Manis pentadactyla isolate mManPen7 chromosome 1, mManPen7.hap1, whole genome shotgun sequence genome and harbors:
- the PXYLP1 gene encoding 2-phosphoxylose phosphatase 1 isoform X1, which gives rise to MLFRNRFLLLLALAVLLAFVSLSLQFFHLTPGSAAKDGVNSKSRKRIMPGPVTEPPVTDPVYEALLYCNIPSVAERSMEGHAPHHFKLVSVHVFIRHGDRYPLYVIPKTKRPEIDCTLVANRKPYHPKLEAFVSHMSKGPGASFESPLHSLPLYPNHPLCEMGELTQTGVVQHLQNGQLLRDIYLKKHKLLPNDWSADQLYLETTGKSRTLQSGLSLLYGFLPDFDWKKIYFRHQPSALFCSGNCFCPVRNQYLEKEQRRQYLLRLKNSQLERTYGEMAKIVDVPTKQLRAANPIDSMLCHFCHNVSFPCTRNGCIDMEHFKVIKTHQIEDERERREKKLYQGYALLGAHPLLNQTIDRMQRAAEGRKEEVFALYSAHDVTLSPVLSALGLTEARFPRFAARLIFELWQDREKPSEHSVRILYNGADVTFHTSFCQDHHRHSPKPMCPLENLVRFIKRDMFVALGSSSTNYYEACHKEGF
- the PXYLP1 gene encoding 2-phosphoxylose phosphatase 1 isoform X2, yielding MDVLTALLLLVHLTPGSAAKDGVNSKSRKRIMPGPVTEPPVTDPVYEALLYCNIPSVAERSMEGHAPHHFKLVSVHVFIRHGDRYPLYVIPKTKRPEIDCTLVANRKPYHPKLEAFVSHMSKGPGASFESPLHSLPLYPNHPLCEMGELTQTGVVQHLQNGQLLRDIYLKKHKLLPNDWSADQLYLETTGKSRTLQSGLSLLYGFLPDFDWKKIYFRHQPSALFCSGNCFCPVRNQYLEKEQRRQYLLRLKNSQLERTYGEMAKIVDVPTKQLRAANPIDSMLCHFCHNVSFPCTRNGCIDMEHFKVIKTHQIEDERERREKKLYQGYALLGAHPLLNQTIDRMQRAAEGRKEEVFALYSAHDVTLSPVLSALGLTEARFPRFAARLIFELWQDREKPSEHSVRILYNGADVTFHTSFCQDHHRHSPKPMCPLENLVRFIKRDMFVALGSSSTNYYEACHKEGF